The Gopherus flavomarginatus isolate rGopFla2 chromosome 20, rGopFla2.mat.asm, whole genome shotgun sequence region GCTCCGCTGCAAAATAGGGaggaattatccccattttacagctggggagtGGAGGCCCAGAGAGACTTGGGGTAACTggttcaaaagcatctaagtgtcTTGAGAGGCAGAGTCCCACTTTCAACAGGGACTAAGGCTTGAAAGTCATTGGGATATAAGTGACCAGCCCTAGGTCACACAAGGAGTCTATGGTAGAGCAGGGGTTTGAATGAAGGACCTCAACTGCCTAGCTAGCACCTTAACAATggcaccatccttcctctctttaagcatgtgcttaattcccAGTGAACTaattagttctttttttttttaaaccacattcAACTTTCCCTGGAGCTAGGTACCAATGAGAGAAGGGTTAGACTCTGGCCTCCACCCTGGTCCCTTTTGCTGCCCTCTTGACACAAAGGAAGCAGGGACTGGTTGCACATGCCAGGGGGTGTAAAGGCAGCAGACCCAGCCTTTGCAGCCAACAGCCCTTGTCATGTGATATGGCTGAAGCATGCTGCACTTGGGGTATCCCCAGCCGGCAAACTGATCCTTGCGAGTCATAACCAGCTGATGCAGATTAGAACAGCCTCCAGGCTAAGGGTGTGAAAGGACAATCGATGGGACTTTGCAAATCTCAGCCTTGATGTTCAAGTAATGAGAATCCTCAGAGATGACCATATTCCAGACTGCGTGCGTGACAACTGTTTAGAAGGGATGGATTTGGAATCTTAGTGGGCATTTCACTTTGTTCCCACTATAAACATTTTGTACATTACACTGAGGAACGTGAATTAAGCACATATCTGAATTATGTATTGTAAAAGTAGTTTTTGCCCCAAATTTTTATAAAAGCTAAGTTGCATATTTGCTAATTTCTTGACTTCCGTGGTGCCCAATGAACCTCCATTCTTTGCTTAAATCATTTGATATACCTCTTGGTGACTGTTACACTTACAGCATATAAATAGAGAAGTTAAGCAAAAAACATCATCAAAtattcttgctggaaggttgcaaacTAACACGATTTTTATTCTTAGCATCCAGAACAATAACAAAAAGtaagaaaaaacagagagagacaaagcaggctgctccttaaTAGAGCAACACacaactcacccaccttgttctAGGCTGGCTCTTTCCAGACTGACTGCTGCTAGGCCCAGATTGAATGGTTCTCTATGGAcagcaagcaggaccaggaaaacccCCTGAAAATTAAAGTGATAAATcacaattttaacacagttttcgtAAAACACAATGAGAGTGTTTATTGCCATTTTATTGACGCTAATACCATCTGACCTTATAAATCTCTGAAGTGTAGAAAATATTCCACCTGAATTGCAGTCAGAAGAATGTCTTGTTATGGGCATCCAATTATAACACACATATTCCATCAGAGACACACACTATGCTGTTACCCAGTCTGAGCCTTTTAGAAGCAAAGGAATTTTTTCCCTTCAGCTTTGCTCTGCTGGCACTAAGAATAAGATTTTGAATAGGGTTATCGATATCTCTTGGTCCTCTTCTTTTGTCATGCATGTTGCCCCACAGATCTTTAAGAGGAAACAGAACATTTTCCTCCCCACGTGATAAAGTCTTTCATCAAGAGATCCATTAGCTGACAGGCGTCTCTCTCACACTGCATCATCTATTCATTACTGAAGAAAGGCACAAGATGTCCTACCACATAGTTGGAGTGATTCTAGTCTGTCTTCACAGTAAGTATTTTAGCCCGATTTATTTCATTCTTATTTTCCACCATGCTAAAAACAATTAACTTTCTGCACAAGGACCTTCTGCAATGCCAAAAGGTGCTAATATCAGCCTAGTGAGAGAGAAATTCACCTCTTTTTGTCCATCAATTGAAATCTTAAGAGAGATGAAGAAATACTTTTTATTAAAACAACCCGAATGCCAGAGACAAACACCTTGAAAATAGTTTCTGATTAATATCCTGTAAAATCTACTTTTCCTTCATGCTGATGCATTACATAGGGGCTGATGTATTTTTCTGCAGATCAAAAAGAATTTGACATACAAGTTGCTAAGTTAATAAAAGACTTTCCCATGTACAATTTAGTAAAAAGTTTGTTACCATTGATTTGAGTAAACTTGAGTGGCAATGCATAGCCTGGTGATTAGGACAGGGAACTAGAAATCTGTACCCCTTGGTTCTAAACTCTGATGTTGTTCTTACATTAATTCCAGCACATGCTATATGAATCTTAACAAAAAAATTGGCTAGAAAtagagaaaaattaaaatgaatcgTTAACAAAGTACATTTTGCTATTCTTCGATCGCCTGCTCTGTATAGTATATTGCAAAAGCGGAACCTTTTCCAGTACTCATTGTATTAACACACTCCTTTCTTGCCCTGTATAGTGGCTGCCTCAGAAGAAGGGATACAAATCCTGCAAAGCCCAACACAGTTGTGGAGGACCCCTGGACAGACTGCACAGCTGGACTGTAGCCCTTCAAAAAAAGAATGGAGCGTTATGTGGTACAAAGAACAGCAGAGTGGAAGTTTACAGTGGATTTACCAGAGTTCTCGGTATGCAACTTCAACAGGAAAATATTCGAGTAAAGTGGACCTTACGGAAAATAATTTCTCTCTTAATATCAGTAATGTACAAAGAAATGACTCAGGGGTTTATTACTGTGGCCTCTCTGCCTCTGTGTATGTACAGCCCAACTTCGGGAATGGGACCAGACTAATTGTCACAGGTGAGTTTGCCGTGGGTCAAAATAATGATATCGCAATGCTAGCAGGTGCTGTGAAAAACTCATCCTCTTTTTTTGCCAGGTTGTAACCATTGTAAATGGTTTTTTTGCCAGGTTGTAAATGTAACCATTTCAGCATTAAGCCTTGGGTATTTGTGGGAAAAGGCAGCACAGTTCAGGCAGTAACCCAGGACATGGGGTAGGGAATTAGGggacctgggctctgttcctgaATCACTAGGCACTTAGTGTGAAATTTTCAAAGACCCCAGGAGCCGATAGCTCCCATTTAGGTGCATAAATAAATGGCCACATTTTTTTAATGCTCCAACCAAAAATCAGTTTTGGAAAATCTGCAAtaatttggaaaatctggcctttaatttCTATGCATCTCATATTTTTCTTCTctataatggggataatgactCTCCAATgtgaaagcactttgagatttatGCAGGAAAAGCACCGTGTCTGTGCTAGATGTTAATACTTCCCTGCCTTCTGGAGTGGGATGTTACATTAGTATTCAGATTTGATATTCAGACTTGTGATGATTCCTGCTGAAACTGCCTAAGACGTGGGGTATGTTCCACCTGCCCTGCTATCCTTATACAACTTTTATATTACTCGAGTTCTTTTCCAGGCATTCGCCAACCTTCATGAAATGATTCCATTCATGTGTTCATACAGGGGAACATTCAGTGTTTCAAGCAGCACAGTATGAATTGCACATAATTCAATGTACCTCTAGTGATATCTATATATGTCTGATCACGCTCTGTGCCAATATTCCAAAGAGTGCACATAAAAGGAAAGCAAGGAATTACTTAGGGTGGTACTAGAGGCTATTCCTCAGACTAATGGGATGAATATAATAGGAAAATTTAGCCTGACTGTTATGTCTAATTAAGAATGGTTCCTCTATCAGGCTTTTCATAACTAGATTTCAAAGCACCTTGGAAATCTGACTAAGTATCATTTCCCTAATTTTTCagttgggaaaactgaggcacagagaggggaaatgaacTAATTGCCAAGGTCCCACAGAAAGTCAAagacaaagccaggaatagatctCAGGCCTCCTGGCTCCCAATCTGGTGTCCTCATCACCAGACTGACCAGCTCGTCCTATGTGATTTGTACCAAACCAAACATGCTGTCGGCACTCAGCAAATAATTCAGAATGGTTATATCAGGACAAACTTCTGAGCAGTGACAGATCAGAGAATTCTCCCAAGGTGGATGCCCTGGAATGAAAGATATTGACAACTGGAAAAGACAAAGCATTAGACATTGAAAACTTCCTGCACTGGTTGGGGCACGGGCAGGACCTGGGTAGGGACTAGCTGAACTACCGCTGACAGGTCTTCCCAATCTCTGTTTAAGGTGACTCAACTCTCTTTCAGATGCCTCCGAGCCCAGTCTTTCCATTCTGGTTCCCTCCACCCTGGAGGATGCCGAGCTTCCCCCTGTCAttcctctgctctgcctgctctcTGATTTCACTCCTCCCTGGAGTGAAGTTCTTTGGGACACTGGTGAGGAGGTGTCTGACAGTCAGATGGATGCTGGAGCCATAGATGGGAATGGGGTCTTTAGTGTTTGGAGCCTAATGACAATCGCTTCTGAGATGTGGAATCAGGAGACGAACTGCACTTGTACAGCCAAACagagcagcacagggagaagcaTCAGTGCTACAGTCTCCAAGGAAACAGGTCCAGTATCAAATCATCCAATCTAACCTGCCTACCTGGGTATTTATCCTACACCCCTCACTGTGGTGTCTGGGCACCAAGAGTCAGCAACATCTactgcaggctggaggaatagaCAGAATCAGTCAGGATGGCTCAGGGGAATGATAACTAATGGGAGTGAGGAGAGGTTTAGGAAACCACTGAGAGGGTGCTTGAGCTGTGGGGCAGTTACAGCTGCTTCCCCTGTCACCTGcctttcccacccccagcccttctgAAAACCTTCATTTTTGTATGCTCGGTGGTGAGAAATGGGTTTGCGATCAAGCAGCCTGAGCCTTCCCCTCCATGTGATCACAGCAAGGATACAGAAGGGTCGCTTGAATGTcaggaatggcttcctgacagcgAAAGCTAACAAGTAATGAAACAGATGCCCAGGGGGAGAGCGGGAAGCTCCTGTAAACAGGACTGGACAACGCACTAGTGAATATAacacagggaacaatcctgcagtgGCCAGGGGGGGGAGCGCTAGAGGGCACCCAGTGTAACAGGGTCATCTCCATCTCTGAAATTTTTGCTGACACGGCTATGtcttagtgtggacacagttatatcgGGATAAAGGTGCCTTACACCAGCACAGCTTGTTTCTGTTCTGAGCCAGGAGCAGTTGTGCCAGAAATGTTACAGTGGCAAAACTTTTAAGTGCAGTCGAGCCCTTCGCCAACCAACCAAATTCCAGGTGGCACAGACGGGTGTGTATGGCCTGCCGAAGGGCTGTTTCATTTCCTAACTGCCTCATCATTTGCCACAAACTTGTGCTGGGGTAATCTTACCACACAACTCTAAGGTGCACACATTAGAGGAATTATCGGAGGtaggaaggaaagaagagagaCAGAATACCCCTGGCAGATCATTTTGCAAGGCCCCATGTCCCCTGTCTTTTACACATCCCATGGCCTCCGAAAACAGGAGGGCAGCATGCTACAGAGCACAGAGTAATGGGTGTGGAGCTTTGGGGAAAGGACCTCCCTTTGCCCATGGTCTTATGTGGGAGGTACCGATCAGGGGCTCTTCTGTTTTGATGGGAGTTTTCTATACTCTGCAGAGAGAAGAGACACTGGAGACTGTAGGATTGTGTTCTACGCTGGGCTGCCCTGTATTTTCACCCTTCTCCTGATCCAGCTGTTGATCTTGCTCTGGAGAAAGTGCCCCATCAGAGGTAACTCAGTCTCAACTCTGACTGCTATGAAGCAGCCACTCATCACACATCCCTATAACTGTCCCTTTGTCTGTTTCATCCACCAGGTAGAGCTGTGCAAAGAGAGAATCCAATACCTATGAGGCAGAACCCACAGGTAAACTGCTCTTTCAGCCTTTGGCACATCAGAAAGATACAGCATCTTCACAACAGGCAGCTAGAACCAGTGTCCTGGCCAATTTCCAACCCTAGTATCTACACATTGCCTGCTGAATCCTCATTTGAATTTATTCCCCTCTGCCCTCTTAGTTAAAGTGTCATGTAGGGTTATTGGAATGGAAGAACTGCtgggttccaccccagaggtggctgcagatcAGAGATGGAAAAATAGCACAGTGTATATTTCTGTAAAGGACCACCAGACCATCTAGTTGGACCTCTCATATATCACAGGCCTTTCCCCTTGTTACCCTAATTTTGAGTCCAATAGGCAGTGCCCTTGCGTATTTTGAGTATAAACTCTTTGGGTCAGGAACTGTCTCTTTCCATGTGTTTGGAGAGCCCAGCGCAACGGGGCCTTGGTCTCTGTTGGGGTGTCTAAGTGCTGCTCTAATACAaagaattaatattaatattggctctttcctttttctgtttcagACTGAATATGCGGCTCTGACGTATAACAACAGAAATGCTCCTTGGTGACTGATGTAATGTCACAAAAgtggtttatattttttaaaaacaagagatGCAAAAAGAAAGAACGAAAGAGAAAGCAAGAGAACTATGGAAAGCCTCATGTTTGTAATGTGCTATGATGTGATGTGAGTTTGTTTGAAATACAACCACTTCCATAGTCATTTCTCTTAACACATATTGTGGGTAGAGATCTCCATTCTTGCAAAAAGCCATGTCATTGGTGAATTGCTTGCAAGTTTGTGGGACATTAGATTTACATCTCATCTCAAACATCTCACTTCCCGCACCATAATGCCCTATCTCAGAGCTCGCTCACCCCTAGGGAACCTCCTCCTGGCTACTCAAGGGACTGGCTCCTTCCAGCTCTGACACCCCTTCCATCAGCTCACTCTCACTCCAGCCCCACTTGCTCCTTTGGACTCTGCACCTTTCCTCTTCATGCCTtcgccctctggccaggtcactgtgtgttccccacctcccagggtatcaaagtcccacAGAACTAACTGTCTCAGGCAGTCCCCAAACCCATTGCACTGACTGTGCTACttcctcagtggctggtagggaaacccaggcccaccttcAACTCCTGGGTCTAGCTCATAGACCCTCaaatcagcagccaaggtctgcaacATCCCGCCTTGCTGGGGCTTTCCTGAATGTTTTTCTCCTCTGCCTCTCACCACATCCCCACCCTCCTGGGTAAACCCTTCATTCAGGACCTGGATCCTCAGGATTTCTTCTCTGCCTCTGGATTTATTCCTTTCCCTCTCTAATGCCCAGagtgttagggtatgtctacactggcaagtttctacgcaacaagttataccacttttattaaagcactggaattaaaccactgttgcatgtccacactgtgctccttgtgacactggagtgcatccacactagcagctcttgcaacggcaaagagagcagtgcattgtggtagctatcacACCATGCAACTGggcgcagggtgctttgggaagggtttgcaatgccttatggggcaggcacagcatcacgtgatgcaggtttcccaatcccattgttccatgggcatcctactacattgccagctgcttttcaactgtaGGGACGGGGGGATGGGGGACAGCGTGacagggaatgtgtgtgtgtgtatgggagggggagagacaatgTGTTTTGGGGCACAGAGCATGCgtcagtgtaacccacacaccctCTGGGTTTGGTGTTCTGTTCCATCTAGTGGCACGGAGAACACGtaaagagagagataaaactgcagccttagctaagaggcagttggcttttagctcacgtACTAAGCTCTAGAGGCCCTAGGGTCAATCCCACCCGCAGATGACCAGGGTCCCTCAGCGTCAcatcagcatgctgtcttgtaagttcaaacAGCGGCAGGAAGCAActagtcctgaggcagggggaggcgaAAACCCCGACATCAGCTCTCGCCTCTCTGCACagcaatctgtctctctctcatacacacgccagcctctgtgttcaacagcagcagcattccacaTGAATGGTTTGCTctgtgtcccagagcagatcaGCACAACATGCaagggctgtcagaaacagagcttcgAGAGGGAGGGCCGCATGTCTCCAGGGGAGtttgagttcaaaacaatgagctgACTGGCCACTTGAGGGATTATGGGACACTTCCAGAGGCCAACTGATAGCTTTCTGCGCTGTAATGTGTTTACACTGCCAATACAGTACTGGAGCCTCTGTGCTTTAAAGCTCACGACTcgctgcaactgaggagtttctgcactCTAAATGGCTTGGCAGcgtgtacacctcaggagttacaccgcagaaagctgctttactacGCAGTAACGTGCcagcatagacaaggcctgaCTGCAGCCTTCCTCACTGCAGCCCCACCTGTTCCTGCTCAGCTGGGCTCCATCATCATTCACCTAATTCCCCTAAGCTGTGGCCTACCCCCTTCACTAGCCTCTTGTCAGCCTCATTCCCCCCACACTAGTCTAGAAGGGGTGAACATCCCATCATGCCCCCTGTCACCAGGATGGGCAGTTGAAGCTGATTCAGAGCCATAGAACATAGTTTCACAAACTGAGCAGGTCACCCTACATGCCATACTAGAGGACGTTTCCCATCCAAGTAATGACCCTCTGTAGAGGGAGCAATATAGAGGGATCCCAGTCCAAGGCAGGTAGGGCATAAATAGTTTGACCCTGTTTGACAACATTTAGCAACATTAGGCACCTCCACCCAAGGTTGATTTGGACACAACAATCAGCTACATTTTCAAACAGATTGTTAAGCTGTATTTAAAATTCCTCTATGCAAACTGAATGTCACTAGCACAGAAACCATCATGGAAATCTTGCTTTAAAAGTTCAGGAGGCTGCTGAAAAAGGAGTTTAGGATTAGACAGTTTTTAATGCACCCATGAACTCCTCTGAGTCTGCAGCTTTCACTCTTTTACTGAATTTCCCGAAACTGATAGCAAAGTCCAAATTGAGCTTTAGCAGAATTACAGGGGCACTAGAACTGTCTGCACCCAAAATTCACTGATTTTGAAGACC contains the following coding sequences:
- the LOC127037735 gene encoding immunoglobulin gamma-1 heavy chain-like, with the protein product MSYHIVGVILVCLHMAASEEGIQILQSPTQLWRTPGQTAQLDCSPSKKEWSVMWYKEQQSGSLQWIYQSSRYATSTGKYSSKVDLTENNFSLNISNVQRNDSGVYYCGLSASVYVQPNFGNGTRLIVTDASEPSLSILVPSTLEDAELPPVIPLLCLLSDFTPPWSEVLWDTGEEVSDSQMDAGAIDGNGVFSVWSLMTIASEMWNQETNCTCTAKQSSTGRSISATVSKETERRDTGDCRIVFYAGLPCIFTLLLIQLLILLWRKCPIRGRAVQRENPIPMRQNPQTEYAALTYNNRNAPW